A genomic segment from Actinoplanes sichuanensis encodes:
- a CDS encoding exo-beta-N-acetylmuramidase NamZ family protein translates to MRRNLLTATGGALAGLAIPTRADAAPARKRVRTGMDRLAAAKWAALDGEKVGVVANLTAVDREYRHLVDRMHADGVRIAAIFGPEHGFRGSAPVGGDEGIATDPRTGLRVYDGYLATLDGWTKMFTEAGVTTVVFDIQDVGARFYTYIWTLFDSMAAAAALNLRYVVLDRPNPIGGRARGPMLKPAFVSAIGKKEIVQQHGMTIGELARLYRGEWLPKVRLEVIECEGWRGDLFAADTDVPWVMPSPNMPTPDTALVYAGTCLFEGVASLSEGRGTTRPFELAGAPNLDFHWRDRLAGLDLPGVEFREAYFEPRVGKFVDRLCVGVEVRVGDPRVFDPVGTATAMLIEAKRYPGFTWRTDPWPIPHFVDKLAGSDRFRTMIDAGAPLAEVTGAWADELAAFDRKRKPYLIYPRP, encoded by the coding sequence ATGAGACGAAATCTTCTGACCGCGACCGGTGGCGCACTGGCCGGGCTGGCGATCCCGACGCGGGCGGACGCCGCCCCGGCCCGGAAACGGGTGCGCACCGGGATGGACCGGCTGGCCGCCGCGAAATGGGCCGCCCTCGACGGCGAGAAGGTCGGTGTGGTCGCCAACCTGACCGCCGTCGACCGCGAATACCGGCACCTGGTGGACCGGATGCACGCCGACGGGGTGCGGATCGCGGCGATCTTCGGGCCCGAGCACGGGTTCCGCGGTTCCGCGCCGGTCGGCGGGGACGAAGGCATCGCCACCGACCCGCGGACCGGCCTGCGCGTGTACGACGGCTACCTGGCCACCCTGGACGGCTGGACGAAGATGTTCACCGAGGCCGGGGTGACCACGGTGGTCTTCGACATCCAGGACGTCGGGGCGCGGTTCTACACGTACATCTGGACGCTGTTCGACTCGATGGCGGCGGCCGCCGCGCTGAACCTGCGCTATGTCGTCCTGGACCGGCCGAACCCGATCGGGGGCCGGGCCCGCGGGCCGATGCTGAAACCGGCGTTCGTGTCCGCGATCGGGAAGAAGGAGATCGTCCAGCAGCACGGTATGACCATCGGCGAACTGGCCCGTCTCTACCGCGGTGAGTGGCTGCCGAAGGTGCGCCTCGAGGTGATCGAGTGCGAGGGCTGGCGCGGCGACCTGTTCGCGGCCGACACCGACGTGCCGTGGGTGATGCCGAGCCCGAACATGCCGACTCCGGACACCGCGCTCGTCTACGCCGGCACCTGCCTGTTCGAGGGGGTGGCGTCGCTGTCCGAGGGTCGGGGGACGACCCGCCCGTTCGAGCTGGCCGGCGCGCCGAACCTGGACTTCCATTGGCGGGACCGGCTGGCCGGGCTCGATCTGCCGGGCGTCGAGTTCCGGGAGGCCTACTTCGAACCCCGGGTCGGTAAGTTCGTCGATCGGCTCTGCGTGGGTGTGGAGGTACGGGTCGGTGATCCCAGGGTCTTCGACCCGGTGGGTACGGCCACCGCGATGCTGATCGAGGCCAAGCGCTACCCGGGTTTCACCTGGCGAACCGACCCGTGGCCGATCCCGCACTTCGTGGACAAGCTGGCCGGCTCGGACCGGTTCCGCACGATGATCGACGCCGGTGCCCCGTTGGCCGAGGTGACCGGCGCCTGGGCGGACGAGCTGGCCGCCTTCGACCGCAAGCGCAAGCCGTACCTGATCTACCCGCGCCCCTGA
- a CDS encoding TetR/AcrR family transcriptional regulator, producing the protein MARPTTPKLSVPKIAAAALALVDARGEFTIGEIATALSVRPSSIYNHLSGKTEIIEAMRALIFSADPPADTSGDWPDALRALLLRYRDAFARHPRLIPMLTAHTVSSPDVVHMYDDIATVLHSAGIPTGQLLDVITVLDSFVIGSALDIAAPDQVWDPTEARTPVLVAAIEAAGRGRERADRAFALGLGLILGALTTFAADQGRG; encoded by the coding sequence ATGGCTCGTCCCACCACGCCGAAACTGTCGGTGCCGAAGATCGCCGCGGCGGCGCTCGCCCTCGTCGACGCCCGCGGTGAGTTCACCATCGGCGAGATCGCGACCGCACTATCGGTCCGCCCGTCGTCGATCTACAACCATCTGAGCGGCAAGACCGAGATCATCGAGGCGATGCGAGCGCTGATCTTCAGCGCGGACCCGCCCGCCGACACCTCCGGGGACTGGCCCGACGCGCTACGGGCGCTGCTGCTGCGCTATCGGGACGCGTTCGCCCGCCACCCCCGGCTCATCCCGATGCTGACCGCGCACACCGTGTCCTCCCCCGACGTGGTGCACATGTACGACGACATCGCCACCGTCCTGCACTCGGCCGGCATCCCGACCGGGCAGCTGCTCGACGTGATCACGGTGCTGGACAGCTTCGTGATCGGGTCGGCCCTCGACATCGCGGCACCCGACCAGGTCTGGGATCCCACCGAGGCCCGCACGCCGGTGCTGGTCGCCGCGATCGAGGCGGCCGGCCGGGGGCGGGAGCGCGCCGATCGGGCCTTCGCCCTGGGGCTCGGGCTCATCCTCGGCGCGCTCACCACCTTCGCCGCGGATCAGGGGCGCGGGTAG
- a CDS encoding nitrilase-related carbon-nitrogen hydrolase: MELIRSAGYDSPARVDEPTRPPLRVGLVQHHWRPDPAELREVLLGGIAQAADAGAEVVFLPELTLSRYPAFEEPAGKPVSLAEDLATGPTVALAAEAARRHGILVHASLYESVDLGDGLGYNTAVLVDKSGSLVGRTRKTHIPVTEGYVEDKYFRPGPADDAYPIHYSGNVGYGLPTCWDEWFPEVARSYALKGADLLAYPTAIGSEPDHPDFDTQPLWQQVIVGHAIANGLFIVVPNRTGDEGRISFYGSSFIVDPYGRILAQAPRDREAVLVADLDLNQRGDWLTLFPFLRTRRPDTYGGLA, from the coding sequence ATGGAACTGATCCGGTCCGCGGGGTATGACTCGCCGGCTCGTGTCGACGAGCCGACCCGGCCGCCGCTGCGGGTCGGGCTGGTCCAGCACCACTGGCGGCCGGACCCCGCCGAGTTGCGCGAGGTGCTGCTCGGCGGGATCGCGCAGGCCGCCGACGCCGGTGCCGAGGTGGTCTTCCTGCCGGAGCTGACGCTGTCCAGGTACCCGGCGTTCGAGGAACCGGCCGGCAAACCCGTGTCGCTGGCCGAGGACCTGGCGACCGGGCCGACCGTGGCGCTCGCGGCGGAGGCGGCCCGGCGGCACGGCATCCTGGTGCATGCTTCTCTCTACGAGAGCGTCGATCTGGGCGACGGGCTGGGGTACAACACGGCGGTATTGGTCGATAAATCCGGAAGCCTTGTCGGTAGGACTCGGAAGACGCACATTCCGGTCACCGAAGGTTATGTCGAGGACAAGTACTTCCGCCCCGGCCCTGCCGACGATGCGTATCCCATCCACTATTCCGGAAATGTTGGATATGGGCTGCCGACCTGCTGGGACGAGTGGTTCCCCGAAGTGGCCCGCTCCTACGCGCTCAAGGGTGCCGACCTGCTGGCCTACCCGACCGCGATCGGCTCCGAACCGGACCACCCCGACTTCGACACCCAGCCCCTCTGGCAGCAGGTCATCGTCGGTCACGCGATCGCCAACGGCCTGTTCATCGTGGTGCCCAACCGGACCGGCGACGAGGGCCGGATCAGCTTCTACGGCTCCTCGTTCATCGTCGACCCGTACGGCCGGATCCTCGCGCAGGCCCCTCGCGACCGCGAGGCCGTGCTGGTCGCCGACCTGGACCTGAACCAGCGCGGAGACTGGCTGACCCTGTTCCCGTTCCTGCGGACCCGCCGCCCCGACACCTACGGCGGTCTGGCATGA
- a CDS encoding agmatine deiminase family protein, with the protein MTLSDSGWRMPAETEPHTCTWMAWPSSGYADGDAARQAWASVALAVAEFEPVRMVVDPSAIRDAHDWLGSAVEYFQAPLDDAWMRDIGPTFVVGPDGLGAVDWVFNGWGGQSWAQWAKDAKIARQVAEWAGATIISSEMVNEGGGIHVDGRGTVLVTETVQLDPGRNPGWTRERVEGELRRTLGVREVVWLPRGLTRDYEEFGTRGHVDIVATFPAPETVLLHVQPSPKHPDHELSGRLRAALQPTWKIIDLPAPEGIEDARGPVDHSYVNHLVCNAGVVACTFDDPRDAEALEILAAAYPGRRVVGVDARAIFALGGGIHCITQQEPAIPGGES; encoded by the coding sequence ATGACGCTCTCCGACAGCGGTTGGCGGATGCCGGCCGAGACCGAGCCGCACACCTGCACCTGGATGGCGTGGCCGTCCTCGGGCTACGCCGACGGCGACGCGGCCCGGCAGGCCTGGGCATCGGTGGCGCTCGCGGTCGCCGAGTTCGAACCGGTCCGGATGGTGGTCGACCCGTCCGCGATCCGGGACGCCCACGACTGGCTGGGCAGCGCCGTCGAATACTTCCAGGCCCCGCTGGACGACGCGTGGATGCGCGACATCGGCCCCACCTTCGTCGTCGGCCCGGACGGCCTGGGCGCCGTCGACTGGGTCTTCAACGGCTGGGGCGGCCAGAGCTGGGCACAGTGGGCGAAGGACGCGAAGATCGCCCGGCAGGTCGCCGAGTGGGCCGGCGCCACGATCATCAGTTCGGAGATGGTCAACGAGGGCGGTGGCATCCACGTCGACGGGCGCGGCACGGTGCTGGTCACCGAGACGGTGCAACTCGACCCGGGCCGTAACCCCGGGTGGACCAGGGAGCGGGTCGAGGGTGAGCTGCGACGCACCCTCGGGGTCCGTGAAGTGGTGTGGCTGCCGCGCGGCCTGACCCGTGACTACGAGGAGTTCGGCACCCGCGGGCACGTCGACATCGTGGCCACCTTCCCGGCCCCGGAGACCGTGTTGTTGCACGTCCAGCCGTCGCCGAAGCATCCGGACCACGAGCTGTCCGGCCGACTCCGGGCCGCACTGCAACCCACTTGGAAGATCATCGATCTGCCTGCTCCGGAGGGGATCGAGGACGCCCGCGGCCCAGTTGATCACTCGTATGTCAATCACCTAGTGTGCAACGCCGGTGTCGTCGCCTGCACGTTCGACGATCCCCGGGACGCCGAGGCGCTCGAGATCCTGGCCGCCGCCTACCCCGGCCGCCGGGTGGTCGGCGTCGACGCCCGGGCGATCTTCGCGCTCGGTGGTGGCATCCACTGCATCACCCAGCAGGAACCCGCTATACCTGGAGGAGAGTCGTGA
- a CDS encoding flavin monoamine oxidase family protein: protein MTDFDVVVVGAGVTGLTVANRLHAAGRRVLVLEARDRVGGRLLTEDVEGVRLEVGGQWVSPDQAALLALIDELDLEMYSRYRAGDSVYIGRDGVRRTFEGEKFPVSETTAAEVERLVKELDRLAAMMDPLSPWEHPDAEELDRISFAAWLAEQTDDPEARDNVGLYVGPAMLTKPAHSFSALSAVLMAASAGGFSHLVDADFILDRRVVGGLQRVPLALAARLPEGTVRLDEAVTKIEWTEDGATVFTGRGAYRGRHVVLAVPPTLVSRVQYIPALPPVQAQMRQHISFGLVIKLHITYETPFWRDLGLSGTAFSPYSLVHEAYDNTNEDVEGETRGTLVGFVSDVKADGLLALSAEERRRKVLEALAAYYGEQALTPVHYYESPWMADEWTVGAFGTSFDIGSLTRYGRHLRSDVGPLAFASSDIAGLGFQHVDGAIRMGEAVAARILA from the coding sequence GTGACCGACTTCGACGTCGTGGTGGTCGGGGCCGGTGTCACCGGACTCACCGTCGCGAACCGCCTGCACGCGGCCGGCCGCCGCGTGCTCGTCCTGGAGGCCCGCGACCGCGTCGGCGGCCGGCTGCTGACCGAGGACGTCGAGGGCGTCCGTCTCGAGGTCGGCGGCCAGTGGGTCTCCCCGGACCAGGCCGCGCTGCTCGCGCTGATCGACGAGCTGGACCTGGAGATGTACTCCCGCTACCGGGCCGGCGACTCGGTCTACATCGGGCGCGACGGCGTACGCCGTACCTTCGAGGGGGAGAAGTTCCCGGTCTCCGAGACCACCGCCGCCGAGGTGGAACGCCTGGTCAAAGAGCTGGACCGGCTCGCCGCGATGATGGATCCGCTGAGCCCGTGGGAGCACCCGGACGCCGAGGAGCTCGACCGGATCTCGTTCGCCGCCTGGCTGGCCGAGCAGACCGACGACCCGGAGGCCCGCGACAACGTCGGCCTCTACGTCGGCCCGGCGATGCTGACCAAACCGGCGCACTCGTTCTCGGCGCTGTCGGCGGTGCTGATGGCGGCCAGCGCGGGCGGCTTCAGCCACCTGGTCGACGCCGACTTCATCCTGGACCGGCGGGTGGTCGGTGGCCTGCAGCGGGTGCCGCTGGCGCTCGCCGCGAGGCTGCCCGAGGGGACCGTCCGGCTGGACGAGGCGGTCACCAAGATCGAGTGGACCGAGGACGGCGCGACGGTCTTCACCGGTCGGGGCGCCTACCGCGGCCGTCACGTGGTGCTCGCCGTCCCGCCGACGCTGGTCAGCCGGGTGCAGTACATCCCGGCACTGCCGCCGGTGCAGGCCCAGATGCGTCAGCACATCTCGTTCGGCCTGGTGATCAAGCTGCACATCACCTACGAGACGCCGTTCTGGCGCGACCTCGGCCTGTCCGGGACCGCGTTCAGCCCGTACTCGCTGGTCCACGAGGCCTACGACAACACCAACGAGGACGTCGAGGGCGAGACCCGGGGCACGCTCGTCGGGTTCGTCTCCGACGTCAAGGCCGACGGTCTGCTCGCGCTCTCCGCCGAGGAGCGCCGCCGCAAGGTCCTGGAGGCGCTCGCCGCGTACTACGGCGAGCAGGCGCTCACACCGGTCCACTACTACGAGAGCCCGTGGATGGCCGACGAGTGGACGGTCGGCGCCTTCGGCACCTCCTTCGACATCGGCTCGCTCACCCGATACGGCCGGCACCTCCGCTCCGACGTCGGCCCGCTGGCC